In one Umezawaea sp. Da 62-37 genomic region, the following are encoded:
- a CDS encoding response regulator transcription factor, giving the protein MADANERSRLLVVEDESSIRELLAASLRFAGFQVDTAATGAEALRHVERERPDLMLLDVMLPDRDGFEVVRWLRAAGQSVPVLFLTARDAADDKVTGLTIGGDDYVTKPFSLEEVIARVHAVLRRTRTTKEQRSTGWLSCADLELDVDGHQVRKAGRLIELSPTEFKLLHFLLRNAGRVLSKAQILDQVWHYDFNGEANVVESYISYLRRKVDDAEPRLIHTVRGFGYVLRRPSA; this is encoded by the coding sequence ATGGCGGACGCGAACGAACGCAGCAGGCTGCTCGTCGTCGAGGACGAGTCGAGCATCCGCGAGCTGCTGGCCGCCAGCCTGCGGTTCGCCGGGTTCCAGGTGGACACGGCGGCGACGGGGGCCGAGGCGCTGCGCCACGTCGAGCGCGAGCGCCCGGACCTGATGCTGCTCGACGTGATGCTGCCCGACCGCGACGGGTTCGAGGTGGTGCGGTGGCTGCGGGCGGCGGGGCAGAGCGTGCCGGTGCTGTTCCTGACCGCCCGCGACGCCGCCGACGACAAGGTCACCGGGTTGACCATCGGCGGTGACGACTACGTGACCAAGCCGTTCAGCCTGGAGGAGGTCATCGCCAGGGTGCACGCCGTGCTGCGGCGCACCCGGACCACCAAGGAGCAGCGGTCGACCGGGTGGCTCAGCTGCGCCGACCTCGAACTGGACGTCGACGGCCACCAGGTGCGCAAGGCGGGCAGGCTGATCGAGCTGTCGCCGACGGAGTTCAAGCTGCTGCACTTCCTGCTGCGCAACGCGGGCCGGGTGCTGTCCAAGGCCCAGATCCTCGACCAGGTGTGGCACTACGACTTCAACGGCGAGGCGAACGTGGTCGAGTCCTACATCTCCTACCTGCGCCGGAAGGTCGACGACGCCGAGCCCCGGCTGATCCACACCGTCCGGGGCTTCGGCTACGTGCTGCGCCGACCGTCCGCGTGA
- a CDS encoding HAMP domain-containing sensor histidine kinase: MIREAFGRLPLRVHLVLVLVLLAAFGLLGTWLIGSKVMESYLLGQVDARLTRISALAERGVGRGFGPWQQEVALLRRSDGSSADLTQVVGRRPDLPPVGDIASGEHVTVGSVGDSGARWRVVARQVDGGELVVATSQVDVDNAVDDLRRTFLLISIGALVLMAAAGYALVRSSMRPLEEVEATAEVIATGELSLRVPVRRPGSEVGRLATALNAMLGQIEQAFHARSRSEEAAKSSERRMRQFVADASHELRTPLTSIRGYAELYRQGAVTEPDDVAAVLRRIEDQAARMGLLVEDLLLLARLDQQRPLERARVDLAVLAVDAVHDAKVIAPDRPIALSLDLPSGGASVLGDETRLRQVIANLVGNALTHTPDDVHVEVRLSTTLVEGVPAARLEVADRGPGLTGEQRERIFERFYRADAARSRENGGTGLGLAIVSALVAAHGGRVELDTAPGEGAVFRVLLPLVIED, encoded by the coding sequence GTGATCCGCGAGGCCTTCGGGCGGCTGCCGCTGCGCGTGCACCTCGTGCTCGTGCTGGTCCTGCTGGCCGCGTTCGGGCTGCTGGGCACGTGGCTGATCGGCTCGAAGGTGATGGAGAGCTACCTGCTGGGGCAGGTGGACGCGCGGCTGACCAGGATCAGCGCGCTCGCCGAACGCGGTGTCGGCCGCGGTTTCGGGCCGTGGCAGCAGGAAGTGGCGCTGCTGCGCCGTTCCGACGGCTCGTCGGCCGACCTGACCCAGGTGGTCGGCAGGCGCCCCGACCTGCCGCCGGTCGGCGACATCGCGTCGGGCGAGCACGTCACGGTCGGGTCGGTGGGCGACTCCGGCGCGCGGTGGCGGGTGGTGGCCCGCCAGGTCGACGGCGGCGAGCTGGTGGTGGCGACCAGCCAGGTCGACGTGGACAACGCGGTGGACGACCTGCGCCGGACGTTCCTGCTGATCAGCATCGGCGCCCTGGTGCTGATGGCCGCCGCGGGCTACGCGCTGGTGCGCAGCAGCATGCGGCCGCTGGAGGAGGTCGAGGCGACGGCCGAGGTGATCGCCACCGGTGAGCTGTCGCTGCGCGTCCCGGTCCGCAGGCCGGGCAGCGAGGTCGGCAGGCTGGCGACCGCGTTGAACGCGATGCTGGGCCAGATCGAGCAGGCGTTCCACGCCAGGTCGCGGTCCGAGGAGGCGGCGAAGAGCTCCGAGCGGCGGATGCGGCAGTTCGTCGCCGACGCGAGCCACGAGCTGCGCACCCCGCTCACGTCGATCCGCGGCTACGCCGAGTTGTACCGGCAGGGCGCGGTGACCGAGCCGGACGACGTGGCGGCCGTGCTGCGCCGCATCGAGGACCAGGCGGCGCGGATGGGGCTGCTGGTCGAGGACCTGCTGCTGCTGGCGAGGCTGGACCAGCAGCGCCCGCTGGAACGGGCGCGCGTCGACCTCGCGGTGCTGGCGGTCGACGCCGTGCACGACGCCAAGGTCATCGCGCCGGACCGGCCGATCGCGCTGAGCCTCGACCTGCCGTCCGGCGGGGCTTCCGTGCTCGGCGACGAGACCCGGCTGCGCCAGGTGATCGCGAACCTGGTCGGCAACGCGCTCACGCACACCCCCGACGACGTGCACGTCGAGGTGCGGCTGAGCACCACGCTCGTCGAAGGCGTGCCCGCGGCCCGGCTGGAGGTCGCCGACCGGGGCCCCGGTCTGACGGGCGAGCAGCGGGAGCGGATCTTCGAGCGCTTCTACCGCGCCGACGCCGCGCGCAGCCGGGAGAACGGCGGCACGGGGCTGGGACTCGCGATCGTGTCCGCGCTGGTGGCCGCGCACGGCGGCCGGGTCGAGCTGGACACCGCGCCGGGGGAGGGCGCGGTGTTCCGCGTGCTGCTCCCGCTCGTCATCGAGGATTGA
- a CDS encoding GH92 family glycosyl hydrolase has protein sequence MRALTIGLTAVLLTGVAVAPPAEAGGPRAVEDVTRFVDPLIGSANGGNTYPGAVRPFGMISWSPTSTRGDQTNTGAANGYAHDATRVRGFSLTHVNGAGCHPGAAGDVPIMPFVGDVTSSPTADVRDEVYASDFRHEDESATPGRYGVALSSGASADLAVTTRAGIGDFAFPKGPNGSLLFRVSNSLNGSEDAEVTIDPATRTVSGSVLTGAFCGRRANGGANNKKTYYRLYFTASFDRAFAATGTWVDRVLNAGATTAHGGEGYETGAARAGRGSGGYVTFDTASDDDVRMRVGISYTGAEAAKRNLAEEIRPEDDVDAVAADAVEEWEDKLRDVEVAGGADDRLTTFYTAMYHTFLQPNVASDVDGAYLGSDQRVHRLGRGQKAQYGNFSGWDQYRAHTQLLALLEPRVASDYAQSLLNLANQHGGVWDRWVHVNGPTHVMTGDPSAPALAGMYAMGAKDFDVRAAFDSLVRQATTPHPDGLSDKGCPGQCEGQRPNLVEYLRLGYAPQDTCHCWGGAAETLEDATADFALADWAGRLGREDVRSALLPRASWWRNTFNPSAAGGGYQQAKNADGTWVWPFTPSSDLGFAQGSSATYTWMVQHDVSGLAAAMGGRDRAAARLDDFFHKPDGSWATGGDALRYDPTNEPGIHVPWLYNALGQPWKTQQTVRAMASTVYRTGPAGLPGNDDLGTMSAWYVFAALGIYPQTPSRAELLLSSPMFPKAWIDRDGGKDITITAPNASPENVYVQGARLDGRPQTRSWLSEGVVERGGDLVVDVGATPNTAWGATDLPVDRVPAATEPVPNLPAACTPSGTSCAHDLRVQSDVDGVATAEAKQQGNIDGKGWSFPAEQLPAPGPRTVAGVDYLVPETAGTARNFLTTRGQRTYLTPGRYAKLDLLATAVNGDQQVDVAVSYTDGTTSTARLAVTDWAAAGPKFGEDAAITATTRYNVNGTADGRTVRVWHVVVPLDATRTAASLTTTADQNLKVFALSAG, from the coding sequence ATGCGCGCGCTGACGATCGGTCTGACGGCCGTGCTGCTCACCGGTGTGGCGGTGGCACCTCCCGCCGAGGCCGGGGGGCCAAGAGCGGTGGAGGACGTCACCCGCTTCGTGGACCCGCTGATCGGGTCGGCCAACGGCGGCAACACCTACCCCGGCGCCGTCCGCCCGTTCGGGATGATCTCCTGGAGCCCCACCAGCACGCGCGGCGACCAGACCAACACCGGCGCCGCCAACGGGTACGCCCACGACGCGACGCGGGTGCGCGGCTTCAGCCTCACCCACGTCAACGGCGCGGGCTGCCATCCCGGCGCGGCCGGCGACGTGCCGATCATGCCGTTCGTCGGCGACGTCACCTCCTCGCCGACCGCGGACGTGCGCGACGAGGTGTACGCCAGCGACTTCCGGCACGAGGACGAGTCCGCGACACCGGGCCGGTACGGGGTGGCGCTGTCCTCCGGCGCGTCGGCGGATCTCGCCGTGACGACCCGCGCGGGCATCGGCGACTTCGCCTTCCCCAAGGGGCCCAACGGGTCCCTGCTGTTCCGGGTGTCGAACTCGTTGAACGGCAGCGAGGACGCCGAGGTCACCATCGACCCGGCCACCCGCACGGTGTCCGGTTCGGTGCTCACCGGCGCGTTCTGCGGCAGGCGCGCGAACGGCGGCGCGAACAACAAGAAGACCTACTACCGCCTGTACTTCACGGCCTCCTTCGACCGCGCGTTCGCCGCGACCGGCACGTGGGTCGACCGCGTGCTGAACGCGGGCGCGACCACCGCGCACGGCGGCGAGGGGTACGAGACCGGGGCGGCGCGGGCGGGCCGCGGGTCCGGCGGGTACGTCACGTTCGACACCGCGTCCGACGACGACGTCCGCATGCGGGTCGGGATCTCCTACACCGGCGCGGAGGCGGCGAAGCGCAACCTGGCCGAGGAGATCAGGCCCGAGGACGACGTGGACGCCGTGGCCGCGGACGCCGTGGAGGAGTGGGAGGACAAGCTCCGGGACGTCGAGGTCGCGGGCGGCGCCGACGACCGGCTCACGACGTTCTACACCGCGATGTACCACACCTTCCTCCAGCCCAACGTGGCCAGCGATGTCGACGGCGCCTACCTCGGCAGCGACCAGCGGGTGCACCGCCTCGGACGCGGGCAGAAGGCGCAGTACGGCAACTTCTCCGGCTGGGACCAGTACCGGGCGCACACCCAGCTGCTCGCGCTGCTCGAACCCCGCGTCGCGAGCGACTACGCCCAGTCCCTGCTGAACCTCGCGAACCAGCACGGCGGGGTGTGGGACCGCTGGGTGCACGTGAACGGGCCGACCCACGTGATGACCGGCGACCCGTCGGCACCCGCGCTCGCGGGCATGTACGCCATGGGCGCCAAGGACTTCGACGTGCGCGCCGCGTTCGACTCGTTGGTCCGGCAGGCCACCACGCCGCACCCGGACGGGCTGTCCGACAAGGGCTGCCCCGGCCAGTGCGAGGGGCAGAGGCCGAACCTCGTCGAGTACCTGCGGCTCGGCTACGCGCCGCAGGACACCTGCCACTGCTGGGGCGGCGCGGCCGAGACGCTGGAGGACGCGACCGCGGACTTCGCGCTCGCGGACTGGGCGGGCAGGCTCGGCCGCGAGGACGTCCGGTCCGCTTTGCTGCCAAGGGCTTCCTGGTGGCGCAACACGTTCAACCCGTCCGCGGCGGGCGGCGGTTACCAGCAGGCGAAGAACGCCGACGGCACGTGGGTGTGGCCGTTCACCCCGTCGTCCGACCTCGGGTTCGCGCAGGGCAGCAGCGCCACCTACACCTGGATGGTGCAGCACGACGTGTCCGGCCTGGCCGCCGCGATGGGCGGCAGGGACCGGGCCGCGGCGCGGCTGGACGACTTCTTCCACAAGCCCGACGGGTCCTGGGCCACCGGCGGCGACGCGCTGCGCTACGACCCGACCAACGAGCCCGGCATCCACGTCCCGTGGCTGTACAACGCGCTGGGGCAGCCGTGGAAGACGCAGCAGACCGTGCGCGCGATGGCGTCGACGGTCTACCGCACCGGACCCGCCGGCCTGCCCGGCAACGACGACCTCGGCACGATGTCCGCGTGGTACGTGTTCGCCGCGCTGGGGATCTACCCGCAGACCCCCAGCCGCGCCGAACTCCTGCTGTCCAGCCCGATGTTCCCCAAGGCGTGGATCGACCGCGACGGCGGCAAGGACATCACGATCACCGCGCCGAACGCGTCCCCGGAGAACGTGTACGTGCAGGGCGCCCGGCTCGACGGCAGGCCGCAGACGCGATCGTGGCTGTCGGAGGGGGTCGTCGAGCGCGGTGGCGATCTGGTGGTGGACGTCGGCGCGACTCCGAACACCGCGTGGGGCGCCACCGACCTGCCGGTCGACCGCGTGCCCGCCGCGACCGAACCCGTGCCGAACCTGCCCGCCGCGTGCACGCCGTCCGGAACCTCGTGCGCGCACGACCTCCGCGTCCAGTCCGATGTGGACGGTGTCGCGACGGCGGAGGCCAAGCAGCAGGGGAACATCGACGGCAAGGGGTGGAGCTTCCCGGCCGAGCAGCTGCCCGCGCCGGGGCCGCGGACGGTGGCGGGTGTCGACTACCTGGTGCCCGAGACCGCGGGGACGGCCCGCAACTTCCTGACCACGCGCGGCCAGCGCACCTACCTCACGCCCGGCCGGTACGCGAAGCTGGACCTGTTGGCCACGGCCGTGAACGGCGACCAGCAGGTGGACGTGGCGGTGTCCTACACCGACGGCACCACGTCCACGGCGAGGCTGGCCGTCACGGACTGGGCGGCCGCCGGGCCGAAGTTCGGCGAGGACGCCGCGATCACCGCGACCACCCGGTACAACGTCAACGGCACCGCCGACGGCCGGACCGTGCGCGTCTGGCACGTGGTCGTGCCGCTCGACGCGACCCGCACCGCCGCGTCCCTGACGACGACGGCCGACCAGAACCTGAAGGTGTTCGCGCTGAGCGCCGGTTAG
- a CDS encoding helix-turn-helix transcriptional regulator: MPKPTLVTNRIRALRFGADEMSQGELADRVGVTRQTVNAIEQGKYSPSLEVAFRIARVFRVGLDDVFEYPEG; this comes from the coding sequence GTGCCGAAACCCACCCTGGTCACCAACCGCATCCGCGCGCTGCGCTTCGGCGCGGACGAGATGAGCCAGGGCGAGCTGGCCGACCGCGTGGGCGTGACCCGGCAGACCGTGAACGCCATCGAGCAGGGCAAGTACTCCCCGTCGCTGGAGGTCGCGTTCAGGATCGCCAGGGTGTTCCGGGTCGGGCTCGACGACGTCTTCGAGTACCCCGAGGGCTAA
- a CDS encoding NAD(P)H-dependent oxidoreductase: MSLFRLDASIRVEGSHSRAIADIVEQEWRSTHPHSPVVTRHIGIDPIPATTWGTAAFAGYTPEADRTDEQREAIALATAEVDGLVEADALLFAVPLYNFGVSQHFKTWVDLVITDPRMGPGTTPATKGKPAVLVTVRGGGYGAGTPREGWDHATGWMRRILADVWEMDLRVVESELTLAETTPAMESLRDLAKDLRASAEESAREHGKNLAADASV; this comes from the coding sequence ATGTCGCTCTTCCGCCTGGACGCGAGCATCCGCGTCGAAGGTTCGCACAGCCGCGCGATCGCCGACATCGTCGAGCAGGAGTGGCGCTCGACCCATCCCCACTCCCCCGTCGTCACCCGCCACATCGGCATCGACCCGATCCCGGCGACGACGTGGGGAACCGCCGCGTTCGCGGGCTACACCCCCGAGGCGGACCGCACCGACGAGCAGCGCGAAGCCATCGCGCTGGCCACCGCGGAGGTCGACGGCCTGGTCGAGGCCGACGCGCTGCTCTTCGCCGTGCCGCTGTACAACTTCGGCGTCTCCCAGCACTTCAAGACCTGGGTCGACCTGGTCATCACCGACCCGCGCATGGGGCCGGGCACCACCCCGGCGACCAAGGGCAAGCCCGCCGTGCTGGTGACGGTGCGCGGCGGCGGCTACGGCGCGGGCACCCCTCGCGAGGGCTGGGACCACGCGACCGGCTGGATGCGCCGGATCCTCGCCGACGTGTGGGAGATGGACCTCAGGGTGGTCGAGTCGGAACTGACCCTCGCGGAGACCACGCCCGCCATGGAGTCGTTGCGGGACCTGGCCAAGGACCTCCGCGCCTCCGCCGAGGAGAGCGCGCGCGAGCACGGCAAGAACCTCGCGGCGGACGCGTCGGTGTAA
- a CDS encoding helix-turn-helix domain-containing protein yields MTPRESDTVAEGRDVHVCDVQLRRAFSFLGKRWNGVILATIGARDSIGFADLKRAVNGITDSMLSDRLTELAAIGLVRRSVTDAKPPAVSYALTDEGARLLPVFDQLARWAAENLVEPCAGHE; encoded by the coding sequence GTGACACCTCGCGAGTCGGACACCGTCGCCGAAGGCCGCGACGTGCACGTTTGCGACGTCCAGCTCCGACGTGCCTTCAGCTTCCTCGGCAAGCGGTGGAACGGCGTCATCCTGGCCACGATCGGGGCACGCGACTCGATCGGCTTCGCGGACCTGAAGCGCGCGGTCAACGGGATCACCGACTCGATGCTGTCCGACCGCCTCACCGAACTGGCCGCGATCGGCCTCGTCCGGCGGTCCGTCACGGACGCCAAGCCGCCCGCGGTGAGCTACGCGCTCACCGACGAGGGGGCGCGGCTGCTCCCGGTGTTCGACCAGCTCGCGCGGTGGGCGGCGGAGAACCTGGTGGAGCCCTGCGCGGGGCACGAGTAG
- a CDS encoding GntR family transcriptional regulator — translation MAAHTETTTKTAVLTQALRERIAGGQLTPGAPIPSEAELGIEFGLSRGTVRNAVAQLRAEGWIVSYHGKGSFVRANVDRPTHNHTRALTTTPDGVITDVATDQTTEVGEPSLYRDQATADLALTLGVAEHSPVFVHDRLLADLAGRRQAHRLYIPLTIAATVPALEENPFVTPQHLYRILTDAGHTLGWTEYIRARVPGPDDVSALRIPEGGLLYVIRRVTCDTTTGTVLAVEETRTSAHDTQVEVLLMASPVTMTA, via the coding sequence ATGGCCGCACACACCGAAACCACCACGAAGACAGCCGTTCTCACCCAGGCACTCCGTGAGCGGATCGCCGGCGGTCAACTCACGCCCGGCGCACCCATCCCCAGCGAAGCCGAACTGGGCATCGAGTTCGGCCTGTCACGCGGCACCGTCCGCAACGCGGTCGCCCAGCTCCGGGCCGAAGGATGGATCGTCAGCTACCACGGCAAGGGATCGTTCGTCCGCGCCAACGTGGACCGCCCCACCCACAACCACACCCGCGCACTCACCACCACCCCGGACGGCGTGATCACCGACGTGGCGACGGATCAGACCACCGAGGTAGGCGAACCCTCGCTCTACCGCGACCAGGCCACCGCCGATCTCGCCCTCACGTTGGGCGTGGCGGAGCACTCCCCGGTGTTCGTGCATGATCGGCTACTGGCCGATCTTGCTGGCCGCAGGCAAGCCCACCGGCTCTACATCCCGCTGACGATCGCGGCCACGGTACCGGCGCTGGAAGAGAATCCTTTCGTTACACCACAACACCTTTACCGCATCCTCACCGATGCCGGGCACACCCTCGGGTGGACCGAGTACATCCGCGCCCGCGTCCCCGGCCCGGACGACGTCTCCGCGCTGCGCATCCCCGAGGGCGGCCTGTTGTACGTCATCCGCCGCGTTACCTGCGACACCACCACCGGAACTGTGCTGGCAGTCGAGGAAACCCGCACCTCCGCGCATGACACACAGGTGGAAGTCCTACTCATGGCCAGTCCAGTAACCATGACAGCCTGA
- the ribD gene encoding bifunctional diaminohydroxyphosphoribosylaminopyrimidine deaminase/5-amino-6-(5-phosphoribosylamino)uracil reductase RibD: MTVDELVGRNEWQEVNEKYRRPFVVYKFAATLDGRIAATDGTSQWITSPESRAEVHLLRAGCQATIVGSGTQQADNPNLAVRGNDDPRLNLSHVSEPWKQPYRVIVDTEAKTPRDANVLNDAAPTIIAVADDTDASHLEDLAEVVKVRRGTKGLDIQILLEELYNRQIHGVFLEGGPTLAGSFVAAGVVDRVVNYIAPAMLGEGKSGLIGSGIQTMSDILRLELIEVSRSGPDIRVVARPKR, from the coding sequence ATGACCGTTGACGAGTTGGTCGGGCGCAATGAATGGCAGGAGGTTAATGAGAAGTACCGACGCCCGTTCGTCGTGTATAAATTTGCCGCTACTCTCGACGGTCGAATTGCGGCAACCGATGGAACAAGTCAGTGGATTACTAGCCCTGAAAGCAGAGCGGAAGTCCACCTACTTCGCGCGGGATGTCAGGCAACCATCGTCGGCTCAGGAACACAGCAGGCCGACAACCCAAACCTTGCCGTAAGAGGCAATGATGACCCGCGACTCAATCTCTCACATGTCTCTGAACCATGGAAACAACCGTATCGAGTCATTGTTGACACTGAAGCAAAGACGCCCCGAGACGCGAACGTTCTAAACGATGCAGCACCGACGATTATTGCTGTGGCCGACGATACCGATGCTTCACACCTGGAAGACCTTGCCGAAGTAGTCAAGGTCAGGCGCGGCACAAAGGGCCTAGACATCCAAATTCTCCTTGAGGAGCTTTACAACCGTCAGATTCACGGCGTTTTCCTCGAAGGTGGGCCAACGCTTGCCGGAAGCTTTGTTGCCGCTGGTGTTGTCGATCGAGTTGTGAACTACATTGCTCCAGCCATGTTGGGCGAGGGGAAAAGCGGTTTGATCGGTTCCGGTATCCAGACTATGTCGGATATCCTTCGCCTTGAATTGATTGAAGTCAGCCGCTCTGGCCCAGACATTCGCGTGGTGGCCCGTCCCAAGCGGTAG
- a CDS encoding recombinase family protein, with the protein MATSEDITAGQSASGGEIDSYARLSWNPNTRELEKIETQFHDNRGTISRNGGRVGMELSDGLSAWKKKVRRPGFETLLERARTGQSKGIAVWHVDRLFRQPRDLETLIDLAESGFLVMSSHGTRDLSNADDRFILRIEVAQAAKSSDDTSRRILRRFDAYRRQGRPTGGRPGFGFPRKDRSWTPAEGQEESDRPNIPQSQIEREREELQKAVSDVLAQSANSGDIARRWNDAGLLTIELKPWVADKIRNTLLRPTLAGMIEHGGEIVGRMPGKPIIDEKTHRRLQAFYDGRRKGAPPGRRHLGAGILRCGLCGKKISAASTGTAYKDGTRRYQYICNKQRRGCGGVYADAAAVDNQLRLFVIARLSDARHAQAIAAARARVSSRLTELNKEIKSITDVQEALVERLVRREISVTTFDKSNLFLATDLAPLEEERGKLSGASVEGPDEALSAEELARQWKDADLLGKRALVTQACGLDELRLSPGKKSGKRAFGRERLRLLPPEAPYGA; encoded by the coding sequence ATGGCTACTTCAGAGGACATCACAGCAGGTCAGAGTGCCAGTGGGGGAGAGATCGACTCCTACGCCCGTCTGTCGTGGAACCCGAACACGCGGGAACTGGAGAAGATCGAGACTCAGTTCCACGACAACCGGGGCACGATCAGCCGCAACGGTGGACGCGTCGGCATGGAACTGTCGGATGGTCTGTCCGCGTGGAAGAAAAAGGTGCGCCGCCCCGGATTCGAAACACTGTTGGAACGTGCTCGCACGGGTCAGTCCAAGGGAATCGCGGTCTGGCATGTCGACCGGTTGTTCCGTCAGCCTCGCGATCTGGAAACGCTGATCGATCTTGCGGAATCAGGGTTCCTGGTAATGAGTTCGCACGGCACCCGCGACCTGTCCAATGCCGATGACCGGTTCATCCTGCGTATCGAGGTAGCACAAGCGGCTAAGTCATCCGACGACACGTCACGTCGCATCCTGCGACGATTCGATGCCTACCGGCGGCAAGGACGTCCCACGGGCGGACGGCCAGGATTCGGGTTCCCGCGCAAGGATCGTTCGTGGACCCCCGCTGAGGGGCAGGAGGAAAGTGACAGGCCGAACATTCCGCAATCCCAGATCGAGAGGGAGCGAGAGGAATTGCAAAAAGCGGTTAGCGATGTCCTTGCGCAAAGCGCGAATAGTGGGGATATCGCCCGCCGCTGGAATGACGCAGGCCTCCTGACGATCGAGTTGAAACCGTGGGTGGCGGACAAGATCCGAAACACATTACTGCGCCCCACGTTGGCGGGAATGATCGAGCATGGCGGTGAGATCGTTGGCCGAATGCCCGGAAAACCGATCATCGATGAGAAGACACACCGAAGGTTGCAGGCGTTCTACGACGGACGGCGGAAGGGTGCCCCTCCGGGGCGGCGACATTTGGGTGCCGGAATCTTGCGTTGTGGACTATGCGGTAAAAAGATTAGTGCGGCCAGTACCGGGACTGCGTACAAAGACGGAACACGTCGATACCAGTACATTTGCAATAAGCAGCGGCGCGGATGCGGGGGAGTCTATGCCGACGCTGCGGCAGTGGACAATCAATTGCGCCTGTTCGTGATCGCACGACTATCGGATGCCCGTCACGCTCAGGCGATCGCAGCGGCACGCGCGCGGGTGTCGAGTCGTCTGACGGAATTGAACAAGGAAATCAAGAGCATTACAGATGTACAGGAGGCATTGGTTGAACGTCTGGTGAGGCGTGAAATCAGTGTGACCACATTCGACAAGTCGAATCTTTTCCTGGCTACGGATCTGGCGCCATTGGAAGAGGAGCGGGGCAAGTTGTCCGGCGCATCCGTGGAAGGCCCGGACGAAGCATTGAGCGCCGAAGAACTCGCCCGACAATGGAAAGATGCAGACTTGTTGGGCAAGCGTGCTTTGGTGACCCAAGCGTGTGGATTGGATGAACTGCGCCTCTCCCCTGGGAAGAAGTCTGGGAAACGCGCTTTCGGGCGTGAAAGGCTGCGATTGTTGCCACCCGAAGCGCCCTACGGCGCGTAA
- a CDS encoding SsgA family sporulation/cell division regulator: MIDDPHAYQHREGDAHQWLCRFGIDNRHCVTGTTTKTAITVRGGDETGVAESRSGSLVSLSWNTTDPYAITMLVHDDESGEADTWVFARELLIEGGGIGDVRVRHGLVTSLELDSPEKDITLRLSVTWVEHFLRYTEDVMPLGREPSLVDVTELEWTTELEWLADGRADI; encoded by the coding sequence ATGATCGACGACCCTCACGCCTACCAGCACCGTGAAGGCGACGCTCACCAGTGGCTGTGCCGCTTCGGCATCGACAACCGCCACTGCGTCACCGGCACCACCACCAAGACCGCCATCACCGTGCGCGGTGGCGACGAGACCGGGGTGGCCGAGTCGAGGTCGGGTTCGCTCGTCTCGCTGAGCTGGAACACGACCGACCCGTACGCGATCACCATGCTCGTCCACGACGACGAGTCCGGCGAGGCCGACACGTGGGTGTTCGCCCGCGAACTCCTCATCGAGGGCGGTGGCATCGGCGACGTGCGCGTCCGGCACGGCCTTGTCACGAGCCTGGAGCTGGACTCCCCGGAGAAGGACATCACGCTGCGGCTGTCCGTCACGTGGGTCGAGCACTTCCTGCGCTACACCGAGGACGTCATGCCGCTGGGCCGGGAACCGAGCCTCGTCGACGTGACCGAGCTGGAGTGGACCACCGAACTGGAGTGGCTGGCCGACGGCCGCGCCGACATCTGA